From the Solanum lycopersicum chromosome 10, SLM_r2.1 genome, one window contains:
- the LOC101258699 gene encoding uncharacterized protein yields MLINGSVTKLPVNPPMIYLRKFNSWRVLTVLQLTPNSLASTCLNSSAPYQFSSFLGRPFSFSAQSQKKSASSDSVAKKPLGVFFQEAVGLLEKSEVSESENETENKELKCKLRKLEEEVRVLREKRRNEIANKKEEAGNGDGVSENEGKSKKLHELFMNEEVRSVKSRKSTPLSMEDHTVFKELSPDMVMFVTHLYNEGYFKDSNFLPRKKFDITCFENSYARDFVKCAADQFGRDHQEIAKWLSGSDLKKVALFGCPSIAKKNVLSAKMLRTYFRIQEDSVCSKCALKASCKFVNQNLRKSVMTNLHLAVVMRVITLYALESVPPQLVIPDEIKASVSRLLMDILRLSKTVS; encoded by the exons ATGCTCATCAATGGTTCAGTGACCAAATTACCAGTAAACCCACCAATGATATACCTGAGAAAATTCAATTCTTGGCGTGTTTTAACAGTTCTTCAACTTACCCCGAACTCATTAGCATCAACATGCTTGAATTCATCAGCCCCATATCAATTTTCATCGTTTTTGGGGAGACCCTTTTCGTTTTCAGCTCAGTCTCAGAAAAAATCAGCAAGTTCAGATAGTGTAGCAAAGAAACCATTGGGTGTTTTCTTTCAAGAAGCTGTTGGTCTATTAGAAAAGTCTGAAGTATCAGAAAGTGAGAATGAAACTGAAAACAAAGAATTGAAGTGTAAATTGAGAAAATTGGAGGAAGAAGTTAGGGTTTTGCGGGAGAAGAGGAGAAATGAGATAGCTAATAAGAAGGAGGAAGCTGGAAATGGTGATGGGGTGTCAGAAAATGAGGGGAAGAGTAAGAAATTACATGAATTGTTTATGAATGAGGAGGTTAGGAGTGTAAAATCAAGGAAGTCGACGCCGTTAAGCATGGAGGATCATACTGTGTTCAAAGAGCTTTCACCTGATATGGTGATGTTTGTGACTCATTTATACAATGAAGGGTACTTTAAAGATTCAAACTTTTTGCCTAGGAAGAAGTTTGATATTACTTGCTTCGAGAATAGCTATGCCCGTGATTTTGTGAAGTGTGCAGCTGACCAGTTTGGTAGAGATCACCAAGAGATTGCAAA ATGGTTGTCTGGCAGTGACTTGAAAAAAGTCGCCCTTTTTGGTTGCCCTTCTATTGCAAAGAAGAACGTTTTATCTGCTAAGATGTTGCGTACATATTTCAGAATTCAAGAAGATAGT GTATGTAGCAAATGTGCTTTAAAAGCATCATGCAAGTTTGTGAATCAGAATCTCCGGAAAAGCGTTATGACAAATTTACACTTGGCTGTTGTAATGAGGGTCATTACTCTGTATGCGCTGGAATCAGTTCCTCCTCAGTTAGTAATACCAGATGAAATAAAGGCTTCTGTCAGTCGGTTGCTGATGGACATTTTGCGACTTAGTAAAACTGTGTCTTAA
- the LOC101265374 gene encoding protein trichome birefringence-like 42 — MGVGIDSLDNNGTLVGQGDRSQLLVSHKKTVNASPSKHIFLDPRSEIFNKISFNFAGEVCRKYIKKFLQWMFNGENLLKNFRGKNFMFVGDSLSSNQWQSLACMLHAAVPNSNYTFDSTKDRSVLSFPEFNFTVTFLKDGFLVDLVVEKVGRVLKLDTLSQTEQWKGVDVLIFNSYHWWIHTGRQQTWDYFQVGDKLYKEMDHMAAYKIALTTWAKWIDSNVDPAVTEVFFQGISAVHARGKDWDEPQVKDCSGQTKPIEGSSYPGERYPGEAVVKSVLSNMTMPVNLLDITLLTQLRKDGHPSRVASGALNDCSHWCVAGVPDTWNELLYTMLLQK; from the exons ATGGGCGTTGGGATTGATTCTCTGGATAACAACGGAACCTTAGTTGGTCAAGGTGATCGAAGCCAACTGCTCGTTTCTCATAAGAAAACTGTAAATGCATCTCCTTCGAAACACATCTTTCTTGATCCAAGATCTGAGATCTTCAACAAGATTTCGTTCAATTTCGCAGGTGAAGTTTGCAGGAAATATATCAAGAAGTTCCTCCAATGGAT GTTCAATGGTGAAAATCTACTAAAAAACTTTAGAGGcaaaaatttcatgtttgtgGGAGATTCTTTGAGCAGTAATCAGTGGCAATCACTAGCATGTATGCTTCATGCTGCAGTTCCAAATTCTAATTACACATTTGACAGTACAAAGGATCGTTCCGTCCTCTCGTTCCCG GAGTTTAACTTCACTGTCACATTCTTGAAAGACGGATTTCTCGTTGACTTAGTGGTCGAGAAAGTAGGACGAGTTCTCAAGCTCGACACTCTCAGCCAGACTGAGCAGTGGAAAGGAGTTGATGTCTTGATCTTCAACAGCTACCATTGGTGGATACATACTGGACGCCAACAAAC ATGGGACTATTTTCAAGTTGGTGACAAACTCTACAAGGAGATGGACCATATGGCAGCATACAAGATTGCTTTAACCACTTGGGCTAAATGGATCGATTCCAACGTTGATCCTGCTGTGACTGAAGTGTTCTTCCAAGGAATTTCTGCTGTTCATGCTCG TGGCAAGGATTGGGATGAACCACAGGTGAAGGACTGCAGCGGACAAACGAAGCCAATAGAGGGATCAAGTTATCCAGGTGAAAGATATCCAGGAGAGGCAGTGGTGAAAAGTGTCCTAAGTAACATGACAATGCCTGTCAATTTACTTGATATTACTCTGCTAACACAGCTACGAAAAGACGGACACCCCTCGAGAGTTGCTAGTGGCGCGTTGAACGACTGCAGCCACTGGTGTGTAGCTGGTGTTCCAGATACTTGGAATGAACTATTGTACACAATGTTGCTGCAGAAATGA
- the LOC101258412 gene encoding uncharacterized protein: protein MIYLKKFNSWRFRTVASTCLNSSTPYQFSSFLGRPFSFSAQIEKESTSSDSVAKKPLGVFFQEAVGLLEKSENKELKGKLKKLEEEVRVLLEMRKNEKEARNDDGELENKGKRKKLHELFMNEEVKSVKLMKSTPLSMEDHTVCKELSPDMALFVAHLYNEGYFKYSNFLSGKKFDITCFENSYARNYITYAAKQFGRDHQEIVKWLSGSDLKTIALFGCPSIAKQNVLSAKRLRKYFRIQEDNVCSKCALKASCKFVNQNVRKGDRTNLHLAAVLRVIILYALESVPPQLVIPDEIKASVRRLLMDILRLSQTVS, encoded by the exons ATGATATACCTGAAAAAGTTCAATTCTTGGCGTTTCCGAACAGTAGCATCAACATGTTTGAATTCTTCAACCCCAtatcaattttcatcatttttgggGAGACCCTTTTCATTTTCAGCTCAGATTGAGAAGGAATCAACTAGTTCAGATAGTGTAGCAAAGAAACCATTGGGTGTTTTCTTTCAAGAAGCTGTTGGTCTGTTAGAAAAGTCTGAAAACAAAGAATTGAAGggtaaattgaaaaaattggaGGAAGAAGTGAGGGTTTTGCTGGAGatgaggaaaaatgaaaaggaagCTAGAAATGATGATGGGGAATTGGAAAATAAGGGGAAGAGAAAGAAATTACATGAATTGTTTATGAATGAGGAAGTtaagagtgtaaagttaatgaaatcGACTCCGTTGAGTATGGAGGATCATACTGTGTGCAAAGAGCTTTCACCTGATATGGCATTGTTTGTGGCTCATTTATACAATGAAGGGTACTTTAAATATTCAAACTTTCTGTCTGGGAAGAAGTTTGACATTACTTGCTTCGAGAATAGCTATGCCCGTAATTATATAACGTATGCAGCTAAGCAGTTTGGTAGAGATCACCAAGAGATTGTTAA ATGGTTGTCTGGCAGTGACTTGAAAACAATTGCCCTTTTTGGCTGCCCTTCTATTGCAAAGCAGAATGTTTTATCTGCTAAGAGGTTGCGTAAATATTTCAGAATTCAAGAAGATAAT gtgtgcagcaaatgtgccttAAAAGCATCATGCAAGTTTGTGAATCAGAATGTCAGGAAAGGCGACAGGACAAATTTACACTTGGCTGCTGTATTGAGGGTCATTATTCTGTATGCGCTGGAATCAGTTCCTCCTCAGCTAGTAATACCAGATGAAATAAAGGCTTCTGTCCGTCGGTTGCTGATGGACATTttgagacttagtcaaactgtGTCTTAA